GGGATGGGCTCTGGTGCTGGGAATGTCTCCAGGACACAACaatacccagagaagctgccagcacagcccattGGGGGCAGGATGCGGGCAGGGGGGATTAGGGCAGTGCCGCTGCCGTCATGGCTGGGCAGGATTAGTGCTCTCTGCTGCATTATGTGTCCATTTAGGATTTAGGGAGGGATTTGAGGGCCAAGCTTTGGCTTTTAATTCTTCAATGTTTAACGACTGGTTCCTCCTGGCCAGGGGGAGAGCGGCCTGGGGGCAGGTACCTGTGAGATGGGGGATGCTGGAGCCCCTGGTGCGGAGGGGATGCAGGGATAGGGGGGAGCGTTTGGGCTGTGGGATGAGCCCTTCCATGCATCCCAGCCTGTCTCCTTCAGTGTGTCCCGCAGGAGAGCCGCGGCTTCGTCCTGGGGAGGTACCTGTGCCGGTGCAAGCCGGGCTTTTATGGGGCCAGTGGAGCAGCCCAGGCAGGTGGGTGCTGTGTCCAGGGGTCCCCATTTCACCCAGTGGGATATGGCCACTGCAGTGGGGTCTGGGGGGAATTTGAGAAGCCCAAGGCAAGGAAAGAGCCTCCAAGTGATGCAGTGATTGCAACCATGAGTAATGAGTGAtagaagaggaaatggcctcaagctgcaccagggcaggtttaggtggagctgaggaacaattcctgccccagagggtgctcaggcattggaacaggctgcccagggcagggctgcaggcaccgccctgcgagtgctcacacactgtggagacgaggcctcagtgccatgggttagcggtggccttggcactgctgggaatggttggactcaacCTTAaagggtcttttccagcctggctgggtCCATGATAACTCTGTGATCCTATTCCAGACACAGCGGGGGCAGACGGGGGGTCCCTGTTGGGATGCCGGCCCTGCCGCCAAGGATGCTCCACCTGCGAGGATGATGCTCCCTGCCTGATCCAGGAGGACCGGGCGCTGCGGGCGGCCGTGCTGTCCTGCCAGGCCTGCTGCATGCTGGCCATCTTCCTCAGCATGCTCGTCTCCTACCACTTCCGACGGAGCAAGGCAAGGTGTCCCCATGGCCcacccccctgccctgctcccatcccatccGCAAGCCCCACGGGCTCAAGGAGGGGGAtctccctgccctggctcctGGCTGCATCCTCAcacctgtgtccctgcagaGGATCCGGGCATCCGGAATCATCCTGCTGGAGACGATCCTCTTCGGGTCCCTCCTCCTCTACTTCCCAGTGAGTATCCAGCCGGGAGAGGACTCGGTTTAAGAGCCTCTGCAGCCTGGCGAGGGTGTGGAGCTGGCCCCGAGCAGGGCATGGGCACAACTCCACCTAATTGGGGATTCGCTGGCACAGCCCCCGGTGCCTCCAGTATAAACCTTGGGAAACCAAATCCGTGCTCTCCCGCTGGCTGCGGGCGTTAATCCCTGCCCAAatcccctctccctcccacaAGAGCCGTGGTGGGTGCTGTAGAGCCAAGGGGGAAGGATGGCAGCGGTGAGCGCtgactgcatccagctctggggcagcagcacaagagggatgtggagctgttggatgaggccagaggaggccatggggatgctgcgagggctggagcagctctgctctggagccaggctgagagagctgggctggagcagcttggacaagagaaggctccttaaggggaggccttagagcagctccagtgcctaaaggggctgcagggaacctggagaggggctttggacaagggcctgtagggacaggccaaggggaatggcttgaacctgcccgaggggaggctgagctgagctcttaggcagaagctcttccctgtgagggtgctgaggtgcggGCACAGggagttggagctggatgagctttaagatcccttcaacccaaaccattccatgattccctgGTTTCCAAGTCTCCATCCATCGCTGTTCCACCACCAACCCCTCTCTCCCCCCACCTCAGGTGTTCATCCTGTACTTCAAGCCCAGCATCTTCCGCTGCATTGTCCTGCGCTGGGTCCGCATGCTCGGCTTCACCATCGTCTACGGCACCATCACCCTCAAGCTGTACAGGTACCGGAATGGGGGGGGGGCTGGATGCTTGTGCCCCCCACAGCAGGGACCCACTGGGGCTCACCCCTCTGCCCCTCGCAGGTTGCTGAAGGTGTTCCTGTCCCGCACGGCCCAGCGGGTGCCCTACGTGTCGAGCGCGCGGGTGTTGAAGATGCTGGGGCTGATCCTGGTCCTGGTGCTGTGGTTCCTGGCGGCCTGGACCATCGGGATGCTGGAGAACGTGGACAAGAACATCCCGCTGGTGATCCGCACCCAGACTGCCGGCGGCCTCCACTTCTACATCTGCGGCCACGACCACTGGGACTACATGATGGTGATCGGTGAGACCAGCACCCTCCCACCCCAGGACCCCATCCCATGAATGCAGCCTTTCCTTGTCTATTTAATGTGCCTGGAGCCtggaagcagggctggggcacccGAGCTGCTTCCCATCCTCTCCtctgagcatccccagcacTCACCCTGGGGCAGGGTACATCCCTGGGAGCTGAGCCCTGGGATACGCCAAGGGATGCTCTGCACCAGAGCCAGCAGATGAACACACGGGGCTGGATGTGCCCCAAGGCAGGGAGGTCCCAGTGGgtagcagcaccagcacccataAGAACACACTGACAGTGACGGTGCTGGGTGCTCAGCATCACTCCCCCTGCTCTGTTCCACAGCCgagctgctgttcctgctgtggggcagctTCCTGTGCTTCGCCACGCGCGCCGTGCCCTCCGCCTTCCACGAGCCCCGCTACATGGGCATCGCGCTGCACAACGAGCTCATGATCTCGGCCACCTTCCACGTGGTCAGGTAGGACACGGGGCTGCGAGGAGCTGGGAAACGCCATTCCCAACCCCGGCAACGCCAAGGAACCCGTGGCAAATCCCCTGCCAGGTTCATCATGGTCCCCTCGCTGCATCCCGACTGGACGCTGCTGCTCTTCTTCGCTCACACCCACGGCACCATCACCATGACCCTGGCGCTGCTCTTCATCCCGAAGGTAACGCTCATCCCAAAGGATCCAGGGGAAGGGGGATCCCGGCATTTTGGGGCCCCCCGTGTGAGCTCTCCCCTCGTCCCCCgcagctcctgcacacaggCTCGCCGCTGCGGGAGGAGATCACGGCCGAGGTCTATGAGGACGAGCTGGACACGCGGCACTCGGGCTCCTGCCTCAACAGCAGCATCGCGTCCGCCTGGAGCGAGCACAGCCTCGACCCCGATGACATTCGGGTGGGTGCCACACTCAGGACCTTCTTTTGACGCTTGCTCTGCAGAGTAAGAGGTGCCTTTTGCAGTCTTTCTCCTGATGCAAAGCAGATGGGGTGGGAAGAacagggttgggggggggcacagggtgAATCCCCCAAAGCCACGGGTGGGGAAACCTCCTGCATCCcttgggatggagggatggggactGGTTCGTGCGTGCAGCCGCAGCCCCATTGGACGcgctctcctctccctgctctctGCCCGCGGCACAGGAGGAGCTGAAGAAGCTCTACAGGCAGCTGGAGGTGCACAGGATGTGGCGGATGGCAGCGCTCAACCCTCACCTCCCCAAGCAGCGCAGCGCCCGCCGCAGCCTGGCCCGCTCCATCGCCCGCCGCGTCACCGAGCTGCCCGAGGCGCTCGCACGCcgccgcagcagcagcaccagtggGTCCTCGCCCAAGCAGCTCCTCAATGCGGGTACCACCGACCTGAGGATGCGGGGTGATGGCTCCCGTAACGCTGAGGGGGTCCAGGGGGGTTCgcccatccctgctcccccccAGGAGCCTGCGCCGGGGAGGAAGATGATGGTGACGGCGGCCTCGGAGCAATCCGACAGCGAGTCCCTCGATGCTGCTCCACTCGTGTACAAGTCAGCCAGCGCCCAGAACCTGGTGGGGCACGGGCAGCACCCCCTGCCCCGCGCACCCCCCTTGCACAAGTCGCTCAGCGTGGTGGCTGGGGCGCAGGATGAAGCCCTGCTCGCCGCCAGCCGCGCTGCATGGGGGAAGCAACACATCGAGCATCCGTTCACCCCGGCCTCGGGGCACCCCATGGCACAGGGACCCCCCACGGAAGCTGGGAAGCCCCAAAGCCCTGAGGCTGatgctgtccccagccccaccgAGGGGTGCTCGCAGGATGCGTCCCCCCTGGGCGATGGCAGGGTGCAGAAACACGTCACCTACGCGCCCGTCAAGAGCATCAGCGTCGACGGCTCCCATCACCCAGGGCGGGTGCggatggtggtggtgaggaGAACCCCACCACGGCCCCCCGTGCGCTGCCAGAGCCTGGGGCAGCGGGGGCCAGGGGCTGGGGACAGCCTGGGGACAGTGGAGCCACCCATGGGACCTCCGGCACGGGTGGGAGAACcagagggaagagcagcagggatggaggaggacGATGCGGGGTGCACATCGCCCGCAGCATCCATCCCGGCACAGGTCTGTCCCTGGGAGCTGGTCCAGGAGGAGATCCTGAGCCGGAGGGAAAGAGCCACCCAAGCAGCAGGGTCGGGGACCAGCGGGGACACAGCAGCCGCCCCCCCCAGCATCAAAGCATCTGCCCAGAAGACGTCGCTCCGGAGCCTGGGCCTGGCCATCAAAGCCTTCAACCGCTCCAGAGGGAAAAGCATCCCgaagggaaaaagggagggCGAGGGGAGCCTCAGGAAAAGGGGACACGAGCAGGAgaggggcagcaggagggagaggcgAAGCCCGGCAGAGACATCGGCCGTGTCCCCCGCAGGGACCACAGGCTCTGAGCAGGTCCTTTGCCAGCACAGCAACAACGCCAGGGCCGCTGCGGGCGATGGAGAGGAGCCGGGTGAGGAGCACGGTGCTCCCCATGGGGATGCGGATGCAGAGCACGAGGCCCCATCAAGCtctggtcaccaagaaggagctgaaCATCCCCGTGAGCCCCCGGTGGTggtggcacagccccagccccagcaaggGGATGATGCTCCAGCGGCCACACCAAAGGAAGGGCTCGAGGGACCCAGCGGGTCCATCCCCTGCCAGGACCACAAAGAGGTGGAGCAGCCACGGGCAGGACCCATCGCAAGCAGCTCCATCAGTGATGGGCAGAGAGCggctgctgaggagctggaggcTGAGATTTGTCCCCGAGGAGCCCTGGATGTCCCAGCAGGAACCGTGCGCCAGGAGGGGGGCAGCAGCCACCCCGAGCCCCTTGGGCCCGGGGACATTGGGAAGGTCCCTGCAAGGAGCCGGAGCGAGGAGGTGGCCCCTgcgggcaggcaggcagaggtCTGTGCTAGGGACACCCAGGCTGATTCCAGCATCAAAGCAGGGATCTGCCCCTGGGAGGAGCACAGGGGGGACCCTCAGCACCCCAAGGAAGAGCTGGGCATGGAGAAACCATCAGCAAACCcctcagagctgctggaggggcCTTTGGAGGGCAGGAGGGTCCAGGTTTGCCCATGGGAGACCCTGGAACAAGGGAGGACCATGAGAGCAGAAACCGGCCCCTGGGACACGGAGGGGGCTGAGCCGGAGCAGGAggggcaggaagcagagaggagatgggCGGGCGAGTGGGGCAAGAGCATCAGGGCAAGGTCCCTGGGGATGGTgggagctccaaagccacccaaagctgctcccagcagctccgaGCTGCCAGAAGGGATCCCAAAGAGCACTCGGGCTTCGGTTTGTCCCTGGGAAGCGACAGGAGCTGAGGGTGATGCAGGAGGAATTCGCCCTCGGGAAGGGGAAGCAGCCGCATCCAATGCGGGGAGAGCAGAGGATGGTGACGCTTCCCAAGGGGAAAATGGGATTTCCCCAcaggcagcagccccagggggCACGGGAGGGATGGGTTTGGCTGCAGACAAGGGGAGCACCCAGCAGGGATGTCCCTGTCCTGGGGAAGGTGCGGAGCAGCGCAGCACAGGGCTCACAATGGGACACCCAGCTCTGCCCAAAGCTGCATCCAAGCAAGCAGGAGCCATCGGCAGCAGCAAGGCCAACGTTTGTCCATGGGAAGCGGAGGCTGAGCCGCTCGCCAAGGCAGAAATCTGCCCTTGGGAAGAGCCTGAAGCTCCATCGGGGAAGGACAGAGCAAGCCAGGACACACGTGGCACTTCCAAAGGGGAAAACCAACCAGCGACCAGAGGACTGGAGGGCGTCAAACCAAAGCGGGCAGAGGTGGGCGGCCATCAACCg
The DNA window shown above is from Lathamus discolor isolate bLatDis1 chromosome 20, bLatDis1.hap1, whole genome shotgun sequence and carries:
- the GPR179 gene encoding probable G-protein coupled receptor 179 isoform X3 — translated: MAPARRTPGLEARRRARAPAASVPQFPLCNQGSAGRELGQHRLTRGGGASGPAVGTLHPSPMGTPLWVPPFHPIAGTNDIREASVAEDVEWYQALVRSLAEGHPWVRRAVLALDAHPLAAKPRLMLQATKGDGQILLQDVSAAAPSLGNLSWDNEWFNALKSQRIPALRKRVLSNDLRSMETPKWQRGDSYVGDPGHVRWSPPFLECRDGRFLPAWAVTLSAAFYGLKPDLSPEFKGVVRVDIELRDVAIDQCASGPGWFADTHRCDLNSTQCVPQESRGFVLGRYLCRCKPGFYGASGAAQADTAGADGGSLLGCRPCRQGCSTCEDDAPCLIQEDRALRAAVLSCQACCMLAIFLSMLVSYHFRRSKRIRASGIILLETILFGSLLLYFPVFILYFKPSIFRCIVLRWVRMLGFTIVYGTITLKLYRLLKVFLSRTAQRVPYVSSARVLKMLGLILVLVLWFLAAWTIGMLENVDKNIPLVIRTQTAGGLHFYICGHDHWDYMMVIAELLFLLWGSFLCFATRAVPSAFHEPRYMGIALHNELMISATFHVVRFIMVPSLHPDWTLLLFFAHTHGTITMTLALLFIPKLLHTGSPLREEITAEVYEDELDTRHSGSCLNSSIASAWSEHSLDPDDIREELKKLYRQLEVHRMWRMAALNPHLPKQRSARRSLARSIARRVTELPEALARRRSSSTSGSSPKQLLNAGTTDLRMRGDGSRNAEGVQGGSPIPAPPQEPAPGRKMMVTAASEQSDSESLDAAPLVYKSASAQNLVGHGQHPLPRAPPLHKSLSVVAGAQDEALLAASRAAWGKQHIEHPFTPASGHPMAQGPPTEAGKPQSPEADAVPSPTEGCSQDASPLGDGRVQKHVTYAPVKSISVDGSHHPGRVRMVVVRRTPPRPPVRCQSLGQRGPGAGDSLGTVEPPMGPPARVGEPEGRAAGMEEDDAGCTSPAASIPAQVCPWELVQEEILSRRERATQAAGSGTSGDTAAAPPSIKASAQKTSLRSLGLAIKAFNRSRGKSIPKGKREGEGSLRKRGHEQERGSRRERRSPAETSAVSPAGTTGSEQVLCQHSNNARAAAGDGEEPGEEHGAPHGDADAEHEAPSSSGHQEGAEHPREPPVVVAQPQPQQGDDAPAATPKEGLEGPSGSIPCQDHKEVEQPRAGPIASSSISDGQRAAAEELEAEICPRGALDVPAGTVRQEGGSSHPEPLGPGDIGKVPARSRSEEVAPAGRQAEVCARDTQADSSIKAGICPWEEHRGDPQHPKEELGMEKPSANPSELLEGPLEGRRVQVCPWETLEQGRTMRAETGPWDTEGAEPEQEGQEAERRWAGEWGKSIRARSLGMVGAPKPPKAAPSSSELPEGIPKSTRASVCPWEATGAEGDAGGIRPREGEAAASNAGRAEDGDASQGENGISPQAAAPGGTGGMGLAADKGSTQQGCPCPGEGAEQRSTGLTMGHPALPKAASKQAGAIGSSKANVCPWEAEAEPLAKAEICPWEEPEAPSGKDRASQDTRGTSKGENQPATRGLEGVKPKRAEVGGHQPEHRSSRSFANLIRKSMESSKAKSKKSQSVESIKEEVCPWESLGTEQPMEHPRARSPVLPKAPLRASQSRESLKAEVCPWEAPGAQSMDTAEICPWEGAAAPCKQLKPKQGPAGVPKGDKRITRQAALASPGRALERGSSKREAACPWESLDMEQPMKHPCARSPVLPRAPPRASQSRESLKAEVCPWEAPGAQSMDKAEICPWEVAAAPSGTEESRQDKDALSIQSKTPSTGQDVCRKTGNSTPAKEKANPNHESICPWESLDKEHPMDQPRARSPVLPRAPPRASQSGESLKAEVCPWEAPRAQSVDKAEICPWEVAAAPSGTEESRQDKDALSIGRKSPFTTEGAFKGIGHPTSTEEKASVESLKAEVCPWEAPRAQSMDKAEICPWEGAAAPSGTEESRQDKDALSIGRKSPSPREGAFKEAGHSTPAEEKAGGESLKAEVCPWEAPGAQSMDTAEICPWEGAAAPCKQLKPKQGPAGVPKGDKRITRQAALASPGRALERGSSKREAACPWESLDMEQPMKHPHARSPVLPRAPPRASQSRESLKAEVCPWEAPGAQSMDKAEICPWEVAAAPSGTEESRQDKDALSIGRKSPSTSEGAFKGTGHSTPAEEKAGRESLKAEVCPWEAPGPQSMDTAEICPWEGAAAPSSKEESRLDKDALSIGRKSPFRNEGICRETGHSTPAKKEKANLDRESICPWESLDTEEQSLRTAAWKEPSKKSDSTESRKAEICPWEAAEPSDSEEKIPQGADGASSPGMGESKPGLGASTVSPPAPGNKPKGRPGSEAKHKPLSRIQPLRGPGAELLPWGVGTAPGAGSSPSPAEVCPWEAEEAPPADDKTSTDRRKTLAVCPWEVESADATQSGTEADVCPWDHE
- the GPR179 gene encoding probable G-protein coupled receptor 179 isoform X1, with translation MGPWRWLLLWCWHTALLRGQRPQDSPPRPAGWSPAPSPPGVPTAEPGDAEGSAAALAFLRTGDARRLARANCSRGVPAAAAGPGPPPALRAALRAAPEALAHAANFLNMLFQTNDIREASVAEDVEWYQALVRSLAEGHPWVRRAVLALDAHPLAAKPRLMLQATKGDGQILLQDVSAAAPSLGNLSWDNEWFNALKSQRIPALRKRVLSNDLRSMETPKWQRGDSYVGDPGHVRWSPPFLECRDGRFLPAWAVTLSAAFYGLKPDLSPEFKGVVRVDIELRDVAIDQCASGPGWFADTHRCDLNSTQCVPQESRGFVLGRYLCRCKPGFYGASGAAQADTAGADGGSLLGCRPCRQGCSTCEDDAPCLIQEDRALRAAVLSCQACCMLAIFLSMLVSYHFRRSKRIRASGIILLETILFGSLLLYFPVFILYFKPSIFRCIVLRWVRMLGFTIVYGTITLKLYRLLKVFLSRTAQRVPYVSSARVLKMLGLILVLVLWFLAAWTIGMLENVDKNIPLVIRTQTAGGLHFYICGHDHWDYMMVIAELLFLLWGSFLCFATRAVPSAFHEPRYMGIALHNELMISATFHVVRFIMVPSLHPDWTLLLFFAHTHGTITMTLALLFIPKLLHTGSPLREEITAEVYEDELDTRHSGSCLNSSIASAWSEHSLDPDDIREELKKLYRQLEVHRMWRMAALNPHLPKQRSARRSLARSIARRVTELPEALARRRSSSTSGSSPKQLLNAGTTDLRMRGDGSRNAEGVQGGSPIPAPPQEPAPGRKMMVTAASEQSDSESLDAAPLVYKSASAQNLVGHGQHPLPRAPPLHKSLSVVAGAQDEALLAASRAAWGKQHIEHPFTPASGHPMAQGPPTEAGKPQSPEADAVPSPTEGCSQDASPLGDGRVQKHVTYAPVKSISVDGSHHPGRVRMVVVRRTPPRPPVRCQSLGQRGPGAGDSLGTVEPPMGPPARVGEPEGRAAGMEEDDAGCTSPAASIPAQVCPWELVQEEILSRRERATQAAGSGTSGDTAAAPPSIKASAQKTSLRSLGLAIKAFNRSRGKSIPKGKREGEGSLRKRGHEQERGSRRERRSPAETSAVSPAGTTGSEQVLCQHSNNARAAAGDGEEPGEEHGAPHGDADAEHEAPSSSGHQEGAEHPREPPVVVAQPQPQQGDDAPAATPKEGLEGPSGSIPCQDHKEVEQPRAGPIASSSISDGQRAAAEELEAEICPRGALDVPAGTVRQEGGSSHPEPLGPGDIGKVPARSRSEEVAPAGRQAEVCARDTQADSSIKAGICPWEEHRGDPQHPKEELGMEKPSANPSELLEGPLEGRRVQVCPWETLEQGRTMRAETGPWDTEGAEPEQEGQEAERRWAGEWGKSIRARSLGMVGAPKPPKAAPSSSELPEGIPKSTRASVCPWEATGAEGDAGGIRPREGEAAASNAGRAEDGDASQGENGISPQAAAPGGTGGMGLAADKGSTQQGCPCPGEGAEQRSTGLTMGHPALPKAASKQAGAIGSSKANVCPWEAEAEPLAKAEICPWEEPEAPSGKDRASQDTRGTSKGENQPATRGLEGVKPKRAEVGGHQPEHRSSRSFANLIRKSMESSKAKSKKSQSVESIKEEVCPWESLGTEQPMEHPRARSPVLPKAPLRASQSRESLKAEVCPWEAPGAQSMDTAEICPWEGAAAPCKQLKPKQGPAGVPKGDKRITRQAALASPGRALERGSSKREAACPWESLDMEQPMKHPCARSPVLPRAPPRASQSRESLKAEVCPWEAPGAQSMDKAEICPWEVAAAPSGTEESRQDKDALSIQSKTPSTGQDVCRKTGNSTPAKEKANPNHESICPWESLDKEHPMDQPRARSPVLPRAPPRASQSGESLKAEVCPWEAPRAQSVDKAEICPWEVAAAPSGTEESRQDKDALSIGRKSPFTTEGAFKGIGHPTSTEEKASVESLKAEVCPWEAPRAQSMDKAEICPWEGAAAPSGTEESRQDKDALSIGRKSPSPREGAFKEAGHSTPAEEKAGGESLKAEVCPWEAPGAQSMDTAEICPWEGAAAPCKQLKPKQGPAGVPKGDKRITRQAALASPGRALERGSSKREAACPWESLDMEQPMKHPHARSPVLPRAPPRASQSRESLKAEVCPWEAPGAQSMDKAEICPWEVAAAPSGTEESRQDKDALSIGRKSPSTSEGAFKGTGHSTPAEEKAGRESLKAEVCPWEAPGPQSMDTAEICPWEGAAAPSSKEESRLDKDALSIGRKSPFRNEGICRETGHSTPAKKEKANLDRESICPWESLDTEEQSLRTAAWKEPSKKSDSTESRKAEICPWEAAEPSDSEEKIPQGADGASSPGMGESKPGLGASTVSPPAPGNKPKGRPGSEAKHKPLSRIQPLRGPGAELLPWGVGTAPGAGSSPSPAEVCPWEAEEAPPADDKTSTDRRKTLAVCPWEVESADATQSGTEADVCPWDHE
- the GPR179 gene encoding probable G-protein coupled receptor 179 isoform X2, whose amino-acid sequence is MGPWRWLLLWCWHTALLRGQRPQDSPPRPAGWSPAPSPPGVPTAEPGDAEGSAAALAFLRTGDARRLARANCSRGVPAAAAGPGPPPALRAALRAAPEALAHAANFLNMLFQTNDIREASVAEDVEWYQALVRSLAEGHPWVRRAVLALDAHPLAAKPRLMLQATKGDGQILLQDVSAAAPSLGNLSWDNEWFNALKSQRIPALRKRVLSNDLRSMETPKWQRGDSYVGDPGHVRWSPPFLECRDGRFLPAWAVTLSAAFYGLKPDLSPEFKGVVRVDIELRDVAIDQCASGPGWFADTHRCDLNSTQCVPQESRGFVLGRYLCRCKPGFYGASGAAQAAGADGGSLLGCRPCRQGCSTCEDDAPCLIQEDRALRAAVLSCQACCMLAIFLSMLVSYHFRRSKRIRASGIILLETILFGSLLLYFPVFILYFKPSIFRCIVLRWVRMLGFTIVYGTITLKLYRLLKVFLSRTAQRVPYVSSARVLKMLGLILVLVLWFLAAWTIGMLENVDKNIPLVIRTQTAGGLHFYICGHDHWDYMMVIAELLFLLWGSFLCFATRAVPSAFHEPRYMGIALHNELMISATFHVVRFIMVPSLHPDWTLLLFFAHTHGTITMTLALLFIPKLLHTGSPLREEITAEVYEDELDTRHSGSCLNSSIASAWSEHSLDPDDIREELKKLYRQLEVHRMWRMAALNPHLPKQRSARRSLARSIARRVTELPEALARRRSSSTSGSSPKQLLNAGTTDLRMRGDGSRNAEGVQGGSPIPAPPQEPAPGRKMMVTAASEQSDSESLDAAPLVYKSASAQNLVGHGQHPLPRAPPLHKSLSVVAGAQDEALLAASRAAWGKQHIEHPFTPASGHPMAQGPPTEAGKPQSPEADAVPSPTEGCSQDASPLGDGRVQKHVTYAPVKSISVDGSHHPGRVRMVVVRRTPPRPPVRCQSLGQRGPGAGDSLGTVEPPMGPPARVGEPEGRAAGMEEDDAGCTSPAASIPAQVCPWELVQEEILSRRERATQAAGSGTSGDTAAAPPSIKASAQKTSLRSLGLAIKAFNRSRGKSIPKGKREGEGSLRKRGHEQERGSRRERRSPAETSAVSPAGTTGSEQVLCQHSNNARAAAGDGEEPGEEHGAPHGDADAEHEAPSSSGHQEGAEHPREPPVVVAQPQPQQGDDAPAATPKEGLEGPSGSIPCQDHKEVEQPRAGPIASSSISDGQRAAAEELEAEICPRGALDVPAGTVRQEGGSSHPEPLGPGDIGKVPARSRSEEVAPAGRQAEVCARDTQADSSIKAGICPWEEHRGDPQHPKEELGMEKPSANPSELLEGPLEGRRVQVCPWETLEQGRTMRAETGPWDTEGAEPEQEGQEAERRWAGEWGKSIRARSLGMVGAPKPPKAAPSSSELPEGIPKSTRASVCPWEATGAEGDAGGIRPREGEAAASNAGRAEDGDASQGENGISPQAAAPGGTGGMGLAADKGSTQQGCPCPGEGAEQRSTGLTMGHPALPKAASKQAGAIGSSKANVCPWEAEAEPLAKAEICPWEEPEAPSGKDRASQDTRGTSKGENQPATRGLEGVKPKRAEVGGHQPEHRSSRSFANLIRKSMESSKAKSKKSQSVESIKEEVCPWESLGTEQPMEHPRARSPVLPKAPLRASQSRESLKAEVCPWEAPGAQSMDTAEICPWEGAAAPCKQLKPKQGPAGVPKGDKRITRQAALASPGRALERGSSKREAACPWESLDMEQPMKHPCARSPVLPRAPPRASQSRESLKAEVCPWEAPGAQSMDKAEICPWEVAAAPSGTEESRQDKDALSIQSKTPSTGQDVCRKTGNSTPAKEKANPNHESICPWESLDKEHPMDQPRARSPVLPRAPPRASQSGESLKAEVCPWEAPRAQSVDKAEICPWEVAAAPSGTEESRQDKDALSIGRKSPFTTEGAFKGIGHPTSTEEKASVESLKAEVCPWEAPRAQSMDKAEICPWEGAAAPSGTEESRQDKDALSIGRKSPSPREGAFKEAGHSTPAEEKAGGESLKAEVCPWEAPGAQSMDTAEICPWEGAAAPCKQLKPKQGPAGVPKGDKRITRQAALASPGRALERGSSKREAACPWESLDMEQPMKHPHARSPVLPRAPPRASQSRESLKAEVCPWEAPGAQSMDKAEICPWEVAAAPSGTEESRQDKDALSIGRKSPSTSEGAFKGTGHSTPAEEKAGRESLKAEVCPWEAPGPQSMDTAEICPWEGAAAPSSKEESRLDKDALSIGRKSPFRNEGICRETGHSTPAKKEKANLDRESICPWESLDTEEQSLRTAAWKEPSKKSDSTESRKAEICPWEAAEPSDSEEKIPQGADGASSPGMGESKPGLGASTVSPPAPGNKPKGRPGSEAKHKPLSRIQPLRGPGAELLPWGVGTAPGAGSSPSPAEVCPWEAEEAPPADDKTSTDRRKTLAVCPWEVESADATQSGTEADVCPWDHE